The following proteins come from a genomic window of Lolium rigidum isolate FL_2022 chromosome 5, APGP_CSIRO_Lrig_0.1, whole genome shotgun sequence:
- the LOC124656437 gene encoding putative pentatricopeptide repeat-containing protein At3g08820, whose protein sequence is MIHQPAAFVSAAAAAAASTRRVLLSGIHPSNPLPPLTVRLLHGRLLRLDILADLSQFLLRALSSSGLHLHALALHSLFPDPPHLTLPFALKSASRLPNPLPVGEQLHARSLKLPSHSNPHVLTSLLSLYAKCGLLDHARQVFDEMRCPSTVSWTALIAAYMNAGRDREAVAAARDAFASGVRPDSFTAVRVLTACARVVDLDTGEAVWRAAEREGIATSVFVATAAVDLYVKCGEMAKAREVFDKMPEKDAVAWGAMVGGYASNSHPREALELFFAMQAQGVRPDCYTLAGALSACTRLGALDLGRQAVGAVNGDEFLDNPILGTALINMYTKCGSTGEAWVVFQQMRRKDVIVWNTMVLGLGMTGHGKTAFALVGQMEKSAVKLNDNTFIGILCSCAHTGLVKDGRRYFRNMIQLYHIIPRIEHYGCMVDMLSRAGLLQEAHQLINDMPMQANAVVWGALLGGCKIHRDTKLAECVLKQLILLEPRNSGNYVMLSNIYSKSNRWEDAAKLRLDMKAHGVEKVRAYSWVELSGKVHEFCVGDKSHPLMDQIYKKLDELGMEMKNMGYKPTTDVVMFDVEDEEKEQTLVHHSEKLAIAFCLLSTPTGEVIRVTKNLRVCTDCHTAIKLISRIADREIIIRDNNRFHCFRDGSCSCNDYW, encoded by the coding sequence ATGATTCATCAGCCTGCCGCTTTtgtgtccgccgccgccgccgccgccgcgtcaaccCGCCGAGTCCTCCTCAGCGGCATCCACCCCAGCAACCCCCTCCCGCCCCTCACCGTCAGACTGCTCcacggccgcctcctccggctcgACATCCTCGCCGACCTCTCCCAGTTCCTTCTCCgggcgctctcctcctccggcctccaCCTCCACGCCCTCGCCCTACACTCCCTCTTCCCCGACCCTCCGCACCTAACCTTGCCCTTTGCCCTCAAGTCCGCCTCCCGCCTCCCCAACCCTCTCCCCGTCGGCGAGCAGCTCCACGCCCGTTCCCTCAAGCTCCCCTCCCACTCCAACCCCCACGTCCTCACTTCCCTCCTAAGCCTCTACGCAAAATGCGGCCTCCTAGACCACGCGCGGcaagtgttcgacgaaatgcgcTGCCCCAGCACAGTTTCTTGGACTGCGCTCATCGCAGCCTACATGAACGCGGGGCGCGACAGAGAAGCCGTGGCTGCTGCGAGGGACGCGTTCGCGAGCGGGGTGCGTCCGGACAGCTTCACGGCCGTGCGGGTCCTGACGGCGTGCGCCCGGGTCGTGGACCTGGACACTGGGGAGGCGGTGTGGAGGGCGGCGGAGCGGGAGGGGATTGCGACCAGTGTGTTTGTGGCCACTGCAGCGGTAGATTTGTATGTCAAGTGCGGTGAGATGGCCAAGGCAAGGGAGGTGTTTGACAAGATGCCGGAGAAGGATGCGGTGGCTTGGGGTGCTATGGTCGGGGGATACGCTTCCAACAGTCACCCCCGAGAGGCTCTGGAGCTCTTCTTTGCAATGCAGGCTCAGGGAGTGCGGCCAGATTGCTACACGTTAGCTGGTGCGCTCTCGGCATGCACACGGTTGGGTGCGCTTGATCTGGGACGGCAGGCAGTTGGGGCGGTGAATGGGGATGAGTTTCTTGACAACCCAATCCTAGGGACTGCGCTGATCAATATGTACACCAAGTGTGGGAGCACAGGCGAGGCGTGGGTTGTGTTCCAGCAGATGAGAAGGAAAGACGTTATTGTTTGGAACACGATGGTCTTGGGACTCGGCATGACTGGACATGGCAAGACTGCGTTCGCCCTTGTtggccagatggagaagtcagctGTGAAACTGAATGACAATACTTTCATCGGCATTCTCTGCAGCTGCGCTCATACTGGCCTTGTAAAAGATGGACGGCGCTACTTCCGTAACATGATTCAGTTATACCACATCATCCCTCGGATTGAGCACTACGGTTGCATGGTTGACATGCTCAGCCGTGCTGGATTGCTCCAGGAAGCTCATCAGCTTATTAATGACATGCCAATGCAGGCAAATGCTGTCGTGTGGGGTGCACTTCTTGGTGGCTGCAAGATCCACCGGGACACGAAGCTTGCAGAGTGTGTCTTGAAGCAGCTCATCCTGCTAGAGCCCCGAAATTCAGGAAATTATGTCATGCTCTCGAACATCTACTCTAAGAGCAACAGATGGGAGGATGCTGCAAAGCTTAGATTGGATATGAAGGCGCATGGGGTTGAGAAGGTCCGTGCATATAGCTGGGTTGAGCTTAGTGGTAAGGTTCACGAGTTCTGTGTTGGAGACAAGTCGCATCCCCTCAtggatcaaatttacaaaaagCTCGATGAATTAGGCATGGAAATGAAGAACATGGGTTACAAACCAACTACTGATGTGGTGATGTTCGATgttgaagatgaggagaaggagcagACTCTAGTTCATCACAGCGAGAAACTTGCCATTGCATTCTGCCTTCTCAGCACCCCAACTGGGGAGGTCATTAGGGTCACCAAGAACCTCAGAGTTTGCACTGACTGTCACACTGCTATTAAACTTATATCAAGGATAGCTGACCGGGAGATAATTATTCGAGATAACAACCGTTTTCATTGTTTCAGAGATGGCTCTTGCTCTTGCAACGATTACTGGTAG